CAGACATTATTCAAAAAGACTAATAAAAACATGTTTGAAAGCAATTGACAATAATTTAATTTGAGTTGGGTAAATTGATATTTTTGTCTCCATGCGCAAAATAGTGCAGCCATGGGTTTCATTCGGCGCGCAACCATATCCCTTGTTGTATTCCCAGTTGGTGAGAAATGAATACAGACAAATTAAAGTGATGTGCGCACATATCCGTATCTCAATTGGGTCCATCTCCATCTTCACTCTTCTTTGTGCTTGTGTGAATGTGTGTCTGCTACTTGTTTAAAATAGTCAACGACCTTCACATGCCTCCACTACAAGTAGTAACATGAATAAAGCATCAATCTCAACGTCACCCCTTGCGTCACTCTCCATTGCGCACCAAAGCTACCCCGCAACCAGCAGGTAGGCAGTCATAACACTAATCATCTCGAGTCTCGTATATCATATGTGAGTGAGTAGATTTATCTTAACAAATTCTTCTTTTGAGATCGAACCCTCAGCTAGATACAATCCAATTATCTACTGATTGGCACGGACATCTCGATGGATCTAAAACTTGCGGATTTGAGATTCCGATACGGGCCGGGCGAAGCCCCATGGCCATTCTCCTCCTTCAACATCCCGCCACTCACCCCTCTCCTCCTTTGCAACCTCTTCACACACAACCCAACCCCAAAAATAACCACCCCAATCAAAACCAACACCCCAACCACAATCCCAACTCGCGCCCCGACCCGATTCCTCCCCTCGCCACCTTCCCTGACCTTAAAATAACCCACCTTCGACCCATCCCCGGTACCCAAAACCGTCCCAACCGGGTAATCCAAAACATAACAAAACCCGGTAGCATTACTATAGAACACCCCCCAACAACTACAATTTCTCTCACACAACCCCTCACAACCCGCCAAAGATGCCGTCGTCACGTGCGCAACCAGCTCCTTATGCGGCGGCTCCACCCCACTCCTCCTCAAAACCCGGTAACTCTCTCCTCCACCAAACCCTCTCCCACCGCAcaaatcaccaccaccaccaccctcacaCCCACCCGATTCAAACCGGGTCTGATTATCCAAACAAGAACACCCAGCTCCACCAGGCGTACACAAACCATACGAACCGCATGGATTAGGAAGCTCGCAAGTTTCACCAATGGCTTCATAGTTCAGCATCCAGTTCGAACCGTTCCAGTAATACCCTTTGAGATTCCCGTCCGTTTCCAAACGCACCAACAAAAACGACGACGTTGTGGAATCCTGTTGGAACGTGCTGAACTTCTGAACATCGACTGGTTTTGAACTCGTTTGGTACATCCCGAGATACCCACCTTCCGAGTTGACTCTGGCGTAAATCGGCCCCTCCCCTTCCTTGACCTCATCTTTCGCTTCCATCGCCGTGTGCTTCCAGTATAGTAACCGCTTTCCGCCGTTGAGATTTGTGTACAGGCCCATGAAATCGTCGCCTAACCGGAAAGAGTAGAGGCCGTTGGAGGAAACCAGAGACTTGTCGGCGGTGAGATTCTGGTCCTGAACTAGCGTGTTGGTGGGGAAATGGAAGCTTTCCCAGATGGGGGTTTGGGTGGCTCTGTTTTGAACTTGCAGGTTGGAGTTGTTGAGGAGCACGGCGCGGTGGccgttggtggcggtggaccaGGACACGCCGGTTTTTGAGTCCGACAACACAAGGCTGCCGTTGAAGGAGAGGCGCGTGGTGTGGGCCCATGATGCGAGCCGGGTCGGGTTGGCGACCCAGAATGGTTCCGAGGAAGCTACGTGGATGACGGCGAGTTTGAGCTGGTTTTGGTTCTGCCGGAGGAAACCTAACGAGAAGTTTCCGGTGGGGTCGGTCAGAATGGCCTGAAACGGCGTCGTTGTGGGTTGTGGGACTGCTGAGAAACCAGTGAGAAGCTCTTGTGGAATGGGAGTTGCTGTTGCTGCATCTTCTGCATGACATATTAACGAAATCTGAAgggagagaagaagaatgagtaTGGATTTAATCTTCATGTTGAAAATTGCAATTCACAGAGCATAAGCATAGAAGATAGAACTTAGGATATGGGTTTTATGAAGCAAGTTGATGAACATTGAACATGATGAGAGTAGAGAGTATGAGGTTTTATAAAGTTGATACTACATGATATAAAATACTATATT
This is a stretch of genomic DNA from Lotus japonicus ecotype B-129 chromosome 1, LjGifu_v1.2. It encodes these proteins:
- the LOC130730235 gene encoding PAN domain-containing protein At5g03700, translated to MKIKSILILLLSLQISLICHAEDAATATPIPQELLTGFSAVPQPTTTPFQAILTDPTGNFSLGFLRQNQNQLKLAVIHVASSEPFWVANPTRLASWAHTTRLSFNGSLVLSDSKTGVSWSTATNGHRAVLLNNSNLQVQNRATQTPIWESFHFPTNTLVQDQNLTADKSLVSSNGLYSFRLGDDFMGLYTNLNGGKRLLYWKHTAMEAKDEVKEGEGPIYARVNSEGGYLGMYQTSSKPVDVQKFSTFQQDSTTSSFLLVRLETDGNLKGYYWNGSNWMLNYEAIGETCELPNPCGSYGLCTPGGAGCSCLDNQTRFESGGCEGGGGGDLCGGRGFGGGESYRVLRRSGVEPPHKELVAHVTTASLAGCEGLCERNCSCWGVFYSNATGFCYVLDYPVGTVLGTGDGSKVGYFKVREGGEGRNRVGARVGIVVGVLVLIGVVIFGVGLCVKRLQRRRGVSGGMLKEENGHGASPGPYRNLKSASFRSIEMSVPISR